One Glaciihabitans arcticus DNA window includes the following coding sequences:
- a CDS encoding WhiB family transcriptional regulator, translating into MANSEYRSATDDVPVSGPPRAAVPDNWFVDPIRLGVPGVRQRVAEDEDEALAWQSDSLCAQTDPEAFFPEKGGSTREAKKICGTCEVRTQCLEYALENDERFGIWGGLSERERRKLRKRA; encoded by the coding sequence ATGGCGAACAGCGAGTACCGCTCCGCTACTGACGACGTCCCCGTTTCCGGTCCTCCGCGTGCGGCTGTACCCGACAACTGGTTCGTCGATCCCATACGCCTCGGCGTACCGGGCGTGCGCCAGCGGGTCGCCGAAGACGAGGACGAGGCTCTCGCCTGGCAGTCCGACTCACTCTGCGCGCAGACCGACCCCGAGGCGTTCTTCCCCGAAAAAGGCGGATCGACCCGCGAGGCCAAGAAGATCTGCGGCACCTGCGAGGTGCGCACCCAGTGCCTCGAGTATGCACTCGAGAACGACGAGCGCTTCGGCATCTGGGGCGGCCTCTCCGAGCGCGAGCGTCGCAAGCTTCGCAAGCGCGCCTGA
- a CDS encoding GlxA family transcriptional regulator, with product MLKNVVLLALPGVAPFEFGVVCEVFGIDRSESGGPCFEFTIATADSGPVRTSLGYDMMITEGLDAAAHADLIAVPAHDTSNIDPRYFDVIRAAEARGAWVLSVCSGAFALAQAGILEGRRATTHWMHTDRLAAEFPGTTVDPDVLFVEDRRVVTSAGTAAGIDAALHIVRKELGAAATNVIARRMVVPPQRDGGQSQYIDSPVQECTSDSFALVAEWMLEHLDEDLTVDQLARKALMSSRTFARRFRAEMGTTPAAWLNRQRIMRAQLLLESTDYSLETVAQDTGFGTAAVMRHHFLKVLQTTPTAYRRTFGALLAG from the coding sequence ATGTTGAAGAACGTCGTCCTGCTCGCCCTGCCCGGCGTCGCGCCCTTCGAATTCGGCGTGGTCTGCGAGGTCTTCGGCATCGACCGCAGCGAGTCGGGCGGACCCTGCTTCGAGTTCACGATCGCCACCGCAGACTCCGGCCCCGTCAGGACGAGCCTGGGCTACGACATGATGATCACCGAGGGCCTGGATGCCGCGGCGCACGCCGACCTCATCGCCGTGCCCGCGCACGACACGTCGAACATCGATCCCCGCTACTTCGACGTGATCCGTGCGGCCGAGGCGCGTGGAGCGTGGGTGCTGAGCGTCTGCAGCGGGGCCTTCGCGCTCGCGCAGGCCGGAATCCTCGAGGGTCGCCGCGCCACCACCCACTGGATGCACACTGACCGCCTCGCAGCGGAGTTCCCCGGCACGACCGTCGACCCCGACGTGCTGTTCGTCGAGGACCGCCGCGTCGTCACGAGTGCGGGCACGGCGGCAGGCATCGACGCCGCGCTGCATATCGTGCGCAAGGAGCTGGGGGCCGCAGCCACCAACGTCATCGCCCGGCGCATGGTCGTTCCCCCGCAGCGCGACGGCGGCCAGTCGCAGTACATCGACTCCCCCGTGCAGGAGTGCACGAGCGACTCCTTCGCCCTCGTCGCCGAGTGGATGCTCGAGCACCTCGACGAGGACCTCACCGTCGACCAGCTCGCCCGCAAGGCGCTGATGTCGTCTCGCACCTTCGCCCGGCGCTTCCGGGCGGAGATGGGCACAACACCCGCCGCCTGGCTCAACCGCCAGCGCATCATGCGCGCGCAGTTGCTGCTCGAGTCCACGGATTACTCGCTCGAGACCGTGGCTCAGGACACCGGTTTCGGAACCGCGGCGGTCATGCGACACCACTTCCTCAAGGTGCTGCAGACCACCCCGACCGCCTATCGCCGCACGTTCGGGGCGCTGCTCGCGGGCTAG
- a CDS encoding O-antigen ligase family protein, with translation MKLLDERRFRLGYAIVSLFTVLAGDAVRYSVGWWGFGAAAIAITVVSVLLLWRHRDRWSIGGLPFLLLAFLAFATASIVWSYYPGATALGTLVTWMTAAVGLGIAVSLDWPGILRALGWAIRTILVSSILFELWVSIFVGKPIFPLVPAPGMDYSTLDEVPDLYYWSRNLLLAGDKIQGIVGNSALLGFVALLGLIVFGIQLVSASVSKPLGIASLSLATLTVLLTRSATITVAIVVLAAVVVAVVLLRLARTGQHRGFGYAGLLTVVVSGILTALTFRSSLLGLLGKDDTLTDRTSIWADVIDLAQQRPVLGWGWVSFWIPWVSPFDTLHTAHGVRQLHAHNAWLDLWLQLGIVGAVIVALVVLAALVRSWVFATNRMTPGAAGPARFTALSFLPLLLLTALVVQTFAESRLLVEYGIVLLVIAAVKTHHVAAEQPDPALVVKRALSGRAAFV, from the coding sequence ATGAAGCTTCTCGACGAGCGCCGATTCCGCCTGGGCTACGCGATCGTCTCACTCTTCACCGTGCTCGCGGGTGACGCCGTGCGCTACTCGGTCGGCTGGTGGGGCTTCGGGGCCGCTGCCATTGCGATCACTGTCGTTTCGGTGCTGCTGCTCTGGAGGCATCGCGACCGCTGGAGCATCGGCGGCCTGCCCTTTCTGCTGCTCGCCTTCCTCGCGTTCGCCACGGCCTCCATCGTCTGGTCGTACTATCCGGGCGCCACCGCCCTCGGCACCCTCGTGACATGGATGACGGCTGCCGTCGGCCTGGGTATCGCCGTCAGCCTCGACTGGCCCGGGATCCTGCGCGCGCTCGGCTGGGCGATCCGCACCATCCTCGTCTCGTCGATCCTGTTCGAGCTCTGGGTGTCGATATTCGTCGGCAAACCGATCTTCCCGCTCGTACCCGCCCCCGGCATGGACTACTCCACCCTCGACGAGGTGCCGGACCTGTACTACTGGTCGCGCAACCTGCTTCTCGCCGGCGACAAGATCCAGGGCATCGTGGGCAACTCCGCGCTTCTCGGCTTCGTCGCGCTGCTCGGGCTCATCGTGTTCGGCATCCAGCTGGTCTCGGCCTCCGTGTCGAAGCCACTCGGCATCGCGTCGCTCTCGCTTGCCACCCTCACCGTGCTGCTCACCCGCTCGGCGACCATCACCGTCGCGATCGTCGTGCTGGCCGCCGTGGTCGTCGCGGTGGTGCTGCTGCGGCTCGCCCGCACCGGCCAGCACCGCGGATTCGGGTACGCCGGCCTCCTCACGGTGGTCGTGAGCGGCATCCTGACCGCGCTGACCTTCCGCTCCTCTTTGCTGGGCCTGCTCGGCAAGGACGACACGCTCACCGACCGCACGAGCATCTGGGCGGACGTCATCGATCTCGCCCAGCAGCGGCCGGTGCTCGGCTGGGGCTGGGTGAGCTTCTGGATCCCCTGGGTCTCACCCTTCGACACCCTGCACACCGCCCACGGCGTGCGTCAGCTGCACGCGCACAACGCCTGGCTCGACCTGTGGCTGCAGCTCGGCATCGTCGGTGCCGTGATCGTCGCTCTCGTAGTACTCGCCGCTCTCGTGCGATCGTGGGTCTTCGCCACGAACAGGATGACGCCGGGCGCCGCGGGACCCGCGCGATTCACCGCGCTCTCCTTCCTGCCGCTGCTGCTGCTCACGGCCCTCGTGGTGCAGACCTTTGCCGAGAGCCGGCTGCTGGTCGAGTACGGCATCGTGCTGCTCGTGATCGCCGCGGTCAAGACGCACCACGTGGCCGCCGAACAACCCGATCCGGCGCTGGTCGTGAAGCGCGCCCTCAGCGGCCGGGCCGCATTCGTTTAA
- the manA gene encoding mannose-6-phosphate isomerase, class I, which yields MFVGITNTPRDYAWGSTTAISGLLGTPASGSPEAELWLGTHPGSPSALTDGSGDLRGLVGELPFLLKVLAAAHPLSLQAHPTIEQAVVGFARENALGIAVDAPNRNYRDELHKPELILALSDDFRALCGFRPVTETRASLERLLQVSPGDAALSGLLARLSTDDAIRPTFEWLVSRGEGVAELVAAVVQGASRTDSPHFTLVTELHAEYPGDPGVVVSLLLNLVTLRRGEVLYLPAGNIHAYVEGLGIELMAASDNVLRGGLTPKHVDVPELLSVLDFTPVPVPYLAGISQSPGLTVFRPPVPDFELLHVTGDTVLPLRAGAIALCTEGAFTLGSFELARGESVYISADEAPVVVTGQGELFVATSRG from the coding sequence ATGTTTGTAGGGATCACCAATACGCCGCGCGACTACGCGTGGGGCTCGACGACGGCCATCTCCGGTCTGCTTGGCACTCCGGCCTCCGGTTCCCCCGAGGCCGAGCTGTGGCTCGGCACCCACCCGGGTTCGCCGAGTGCGCTGACCGATGGCTCGGGTGACCTGCGGGGGCTCGTGGGCGAGCTGCCCTTCCTGCTCAAGGTGCTCGCCGCGGCGCATCCGCTCTCCCTGCAGGCGCACCCGACGATCGAGCAGGCCGTGGTGGGCTTCGCGCGCGAGAATGCGCTCGGCATCGCCGTCGATGCTCCGAACCGCAACTACCGCGACGAACTGCACAAGCCCGAGCTGATCCTCGCGCTCTCGGATGACTTCCGGGCGTTGTGCGGTTTCCGTCCGGTGACTGAGACGCGGGCATCCCTCGAGCGACTGCTGCAGGTCTCGCCGGGCGACGCGGCCCTCTCGGGGTTGCTGGCGCGGTTGTCGACGGATGACGCGATCCGTCCGACCTTCGAATGGCTCGTGTCGCGCGGCGAGGGTGTCGCCGAGCTCGTTGCGGCCGTTGTACAGGGCGCATCCCGAACCGACAGCCCGCACTTCACCCTCGTCACCGAACTGCACGCCGAGTACCCGGGTGATCCCGGTGTGGTCGTGTCGCTGCTGCTGAACCTGGTCACGCTTCGCCGCGGGGAGGTGCTGTACCTGCCGGCCGGCAACATTCACGCCTACGTCGAGGGGCTGGGGATCGAGCTGATGGCCGCGTCCGACAACGTACTGCGCGGCGGCCTCACTCCCAAGCACGTGGACGTGCCGGAACTGCTCTCCGTGCTCGACTTCACCCCGGTGCCCGTGCCCTACCTTGCAGGAATCTCGCAGTCGCCCGGGCTCACCGTCTTCCGCCCGCCGGTCCCCGACTTCGAGCTGCTGCACGTGACCGGCGACACGGTTCTGCCGCTGCGCGCCGGTGCCATCGCGCTGTGCACGGAGGGGGCATTCACGCTCGGGTCATTCGAGCTCGCGCGCGGCGAATCGGTGTACATCTCGGCCGACGAGGCTCCGGTCGTTGTGACCGGCCAGGGCGAGCTGTTCGTGGCGACGTCGCGCGGGTAG
- a CDS encoding acyl-CoA dehydrogenase family protein → MAFEQLSSDFYGFENTLTEVEKDHIMKLRAYLESEVKPIVNDYWNRGEFPTEIVKGLAAHGATGLSWEETRPFYNSAVFRGWMAIELGRIDASVCTYIGVQNGLAMGSIATCGSAEQRVEWLPRMNSGEIVGAFGLTEPLSGSDSAQGLRTTAKRDGDTWILNGSKRWIGNATFSDITVIWAKDVEDGQVKGFIVPADTPGYTATRIENKISLRIVQNADITLENVVIPHSLKLENANSFRDTAKVLRQTRAEVAWGAVATSIGAYEAAVKYTSERVQFGKTIDSHQLVQDLLAKSLGNITASLAMCMRVSQMLDDGIQKDEHSALAKSFTTSRMRETVAWCREVLGGNGIVVDYDVARFFADAEALYSYEGTREMNTLIVGRAITGKAAFI, encoded by the coding sequence ATGGCCTTCGAGCAACTCAGCAGCGACTTCTACGGTTTCGAGAACACCCTCACCGAGGTGGAGAAAGACCACATTATGAAGTTGCGCGCCTACCTCGAGTCCGAGGTGAAGCCGATCGTCAACGACTACTGGAACCGGGGCGAGTTCCCGACCGAGATCGTGAAGGGCCTCGCCGCCCACGGCGCGACCGGACTCAGCTGGGAGGAGACCCGCCCGTTCTACAACTCGGCGGTGTTCCGCGGCTGGATGGCCATCGAGCTCGGTCGCATCGACGCGAGCGTGTGCACCTACATCGGTGTGCAGAACGGCCTCGCCATGGGATCGATCGCCACCTGCGGCAGCGCCGAGCAGCGCGTCGAATGGCTGCCGCGCATGAACTCCGGCGAGATCGTCGGCGCTTTCGGCCTCACGGAGCCGCTCAGCGGCAGCGACAGCGCCCAGGGCCTCCGCACCACGGCGAAGCGCGACGGCGACACCTGGATCCTCAACGGCTCGAAGCGCTGGATCGGCAACGCCACCTTCAGCGACATCACCGTCATCTGGGCGAAGGACGTCGAGGACGGCCAGGTCAAGGGCTTCATCGTGCCGGCCGACACCCCCGGCTACACCGCCACCAGGATCGAGAACAAGATCTCGCTGCGCATCGTGCAGAACGCCGACATCACCCTCGAGAACGTGGTCATCCCTCACTCGCTCAAGCTCGAGAACGCCAACTCGTTCCGCGACACCGCGAAGGTGCTGCGCCAGACCCGCGCCGAGGTCGCGTGGGGTGCCGTCGCCACGTCGATCGGCGCCTACGAGGCCGCGGTGAAGTACACCTCAGAGCGCGTGCAGTTCGGCAAGACCATCGACAGCCACCAGCTCGTGCAGGACCTGCTCGCCAAGAGCCTCGGCAACATCACCGCGTCGCTTGCCATGTGCATGCGCGTCTCCCAGATGCTGGATGACGGTATCCAGAAGGATGAGCACTCGGCTCTCGCCAAGTCCTTCACCACGAGCCGCATGCGCGAGACCGTCGCATGGTGCCGCGAGGTGCTCGGCGGCAACGGCATCGTCGTGGATTACGACGTGGCACGCTTCTTCGCCGACGCGGAGGCGCTCTACAGCTACGAGGGCACCCGCGAGATGAACACGTTGATCGTCGGACGGGCCATTACCGGTAAGGCTGCGTTCATCTGA